One Ignavibacterium sp. DNA segment encodes these proteins:
- a CDS encoding S9 family peptidase yields the protein MYRTFKYFSLILFIVVLVIPVRQITKAQEKQLSFNQVYMFGEPRILKQLPRLQGWLDGEHYLFQKQDASTNAIIKANAKTGVEAIVLDFNAINSNLDEAEFSADENIAITKDYNGLLFYSSNDLFFYSIPQKKLTQLTNDKDEEVNPVLSPDGKKAAYTKNKDLYVVNVETGVETRLTNDASDVVYNGYASWVYMEEIIGRSLNYRAFWWSPNSEMIAFLRFDDSPVPEFPLYKADGVHGELEWEHYPKPGDPNPLVKMGIAHISTNKVVWIEEDEAADQYTAWPFWTPDSKELFYQVLSRGQDNLQILSANPSTGKNRLVYEEKSKTWVDFFEDIHILKNNTGFILRSQADGNDHLYLFDMNGKLKKQLTKGEWNVGNIILVDEENSRVYFDGNKDNMVDNQLYVVGFDGGKITALTKISGTHKTSVSPNGKYFYDTHSDINTPGKLDIYDNNGELIRNLGNSKAKEFDEYKLGKAELFYIQTDDGINLPAMWVLPPNFNPNKKYPVLFAVYGAPGFVGVRNSFSGYLDRYFLSQSDIIYFEVDYRGSGYFGGKGKDFAHRNLGKWEINDYSEAVKWLRTKPFVDSTKIGITGGSYGGYVTCMALTAGADYFTHGVAEYSVTDWRLYDNVYTERYMDTPEENPEGYKNGSALTYANKYKGLLRISHGTLDDNVHMQNTIQLADKLTNMNKHFELMLYPNERHGVRFPKWVHAQTEYVRFWYKNFLGKDFVNE from the coding sequence ATGTATCGGACATTTAAATATTTCTCATTAATTCTGTTTATCGTTGTATTAGTAATTCCGGTCAGACAGATTACAAAAGCACAGGAGAAACAACTCTCTTTTAATCAGGTGTATATGTTCGGCGAGCCGCGGATATTAAAGCAGCTACCGCGTTTACAGGGCTGGTTGGATGGTGAGCATTATCTTTTTCAAAAGCAGGACGCTTCAACAAATGCAATTATAAAAGCTAATGCTAAAACCGGAGTTGAAGCTATAGTATTGGATTTCAATGCTATCAATTCAAATCTTGATGAAGCAGAATTTTCTGCTGATGAAAATATCGCCATAACAAAAGATTACAATGGTTTACTTTTTTACAGCAGCAATGATTTGTTTTTCTATTCCATCCCGCAAAAAAAATTGACACAATTAACAAACGATAAAGACGAAGAGGTTAATCCGGTGCTTTCTCCAGATGGAAAGAAAGCTGCCTATACAAAAAATAAAGACCTTTATGTTGTTAATGTTGAAACAGGTGTAGAGACACGATTAACTAACGATGCCAGCGATGTTGTTTATAACGGATATGCTTCCTGGGTTTATATGGAAGAAATAATCGGGCGTTCATTAAACTATCGCGCGTTCTGGTGGTCGCCAAACAGTGAGATGATTGCCTTTTTAAGATTTGATGATTCACCCGTTCCTGAATTTCCGCTTTATAAAGCTGATGGTGTACATGGTGAACTTGAATGGGAACATTATCCGAAACCGGGAGATCCGAACCCGCTTGTTAAAATGGGAATCGCACACATAAGCACAAATAAAGTTGTTTGGATAGAAGAAGACGAAGCTGCTGATCAATACACGGCATGGCCTTTCTGGACTCCCGACAGCAAAGAATTATTTTATCAAGTATTAAGCCGCGGACAGGATAATCTGCAGATTTTATCTGCAAATCCTTCAACCGGAAAAAACAGACTTGTTTATGAAGAAAAATCTAAAACCTGGGTTGACTTTTTTGAAGACATACATATTTTAAAAAACAATACCGGCTTTATCTTACGTTCTCAAGCTGACGGAAACGATCATCTTTATCTTTTCGATATGAATGGAAAGTTGAAAAAGCAATTGACTAAAGGTGAGTGGAATGTCGGAAATATCATATTAGTCGATGAAGAAAACTCGCGGGTTTACTTTGACGGAAACAAGGATAATATGGTGGATAACCAGCTTTATGTTGTTGGATTTGATGGCGGAAAAATTACTGCACTCACAAAGATTTCAGGAACACACAAAACTTCAGTATCGCCAAATGGAAAATATTTTTACGACACTCATTCTGATATAAATACTCCCGGCAAACTGGATATTTACGATAATAATGGAGAACTTATTAGAAATCTTGGTAACAGCAAAGCAAAAGAATTTGACGAATACAAGCTTGGAAAAGCCGAACTGTTCTACATACAAACCGATGATGGAATTAATTTACCCGCAATGTGGGTACTTCCGCCAAATTTTAATCCAAACAAAAAATATCCGGTATTGTTTGCAGTTTATGGTGCGCCCGGTTTTGTTGGAGTCAGAAATTCTTTTTCCGGTTATCTTGACAGATATTTTCTTTCTCAGAGCGACATAATTTATTTTGAAGTTGATTATCGGGGTTCAGGATATTTTGGCGGTAAAGGAAAGGATTTTGCTCATCGCAATCTTGGCAAATGGGAAATTAATGACTACTCAGAAGCAGTTAAATGGCTAAGAACTAAACCGTTTGTTGATTCAACTAAAATTGGTATTACCGGAGGAAGCTACGGCGGGTATGTTACTTGTATGGCTTTAACCGCTGGAGCAGATTACTTTACACACGGAGTTGCTGAATACTCGGTTACTGATTGGCGTCTTTATGATAATGTCTATACAGAAAGATATATGGATACTCCGGAAGAAAACCCCGAAGGATATAAAAATGGTTCGGCATTAACTTATGCAAATAAATATAAGGGCTTGTTAAGGATTAGTCACGGTACGCTTGATGATAATGTCCATATGCAGAATACTATTCAGCTTGCTGATAAGCTTACAAATATGAATAAACATTTTGAGCTAATGCT
- a CDS encoding mechanosensitive ion channel, which yields MNIVKKYLSVFKIILISLTFLGSAFSQSLNNSLNKFAIVLDTDTLFYVQASLGVFSPEKRADEINSKIKTIASNDTIDYDSIKIVQQTDFVLLQLFDEVLFVVTKDDAAVADTTEISLAESYRSTLVKKLNERRLIYSQNSMIKNGVYTLVYLILLIVFFWLTTKVFPRLYKKIEQLDESKIKTVTLKDKAIIQSSTIVTIIILLLRGLRFVLILFAIYLFITQTLLLWPYTRQWDLQPIIKSLALLIFYSALFFTLFRSVNSLLSLLNDKYESWKGTKIQSVKIKSVELLSADRTVEFLILINKVLRFTIQIILLYLYITIIFSLFKFTATWADKLFGYILTPLISVLNSFVKFLPNLFFIIVLIFVFRYIIKFIKFIFTEIHSGKIEFPSFPREWAIPTFKIVRFLIIILAVIVIFPYLPGSDSPFFQGISIFVGILFSLGSTSAVSNVVAGVLLTYMRPFKLGEKVKISDAMGEIVDKTLLVTRIRTNKNVDITIPNAMVLSSHIINFSSSAEDKGLILHTTVTIGYDVPWRKVHELLISAASETNLILKEPKPFVEQTGLDDFSVAYEINAYTHASGSMGGIYSELHSKIQDKFNEAGVEIMSPNYSAVRDGNQTTIPQEYLSKEYQAPPFKFLGINLFGKQKGNDS from the coding sequence ATGAACATAGTAAAAAAATATTTATCAGTTTTTAAGATAATTCTGATCTCCCTTACTTTTTTGGGATCAGCATTTTCTCAATCATTAAATAATAGTCTTAATAAATTCGCTATCGTATTGGATACTGACACTCTTTTTTATGTTCAGGCAAGTCTTGGTGTTTTTAGTCCTGAAAAGCGGGCAGATGAAATTAATTCGAAGATCAAAACCATTGCATCAAATGACACAATTGATTACGATTCAATAAAAATTGTGCAGCAAACAGATTTTGTTCTGCTTCAGCTTTTTGATGAGGTTTTATTTGTAGTGACCAAAGATGATGCTGCCGTTGCTGATACTACTGAAATATCACTTGCTGAAAGCTACAGAAGCACTCTTGTAAAAAAGTTAAATGAAAGAAGGTTGATTTACAGTCAGAACAGTATGATTAAAAACGGAGTATATACTCTTGTTTATTTAATTTTATTAATTGTTTTCTTCTGGCTGACAACTAAAGTATTTCCCCGATTATACAAGAAAATTGAACAGCTTGATGAATCAAAAATCAAAACAGTAACTCTTAAAGATAAGGCAATTATTCAGTCATCAACTATTGTTACAATCATTATCTTACTTTTACGGGGACTAAGATTTGTCTTAATATTATTTGCCATTTATTTATTCATAACACAAACACTACTACTATGGCCTTATACCCGTCAATGGGATCTTCAGCCGATTATTAAAAGTTTGGCATTACTGATTTTTTACTCCGCACTTTTCTTTACATTATTTAGGAGTGTCAACTCTCTTCTCAGTTTGCTAAATGATAAATATGAAAGCTGGAAGGGAACAAAAATACAATCTGTAAAAATCAAATCGGTTGAATTATTGTCTGCTGACAGAACAGTTGAGTTTTTAATTTTAATTAATAAAGTGCTCAGGTTTACAATTCAGATTATTCTTCTATACCTGTATATAACAATTATTTTTAGTCTGTTTAAGTTTACCGCAACGTGGGCTGATAAACTTTTCGGATATATCTTAACTCCATTAATCTCTGTACTAAATTCATTTGTAAAATTTTTACCGAATCTGTTTTTTATAATAGTACTCATCTTTGTATTCAGGTACATAATAAAGTTTATAAAATTTATATTTACAGAAATTCATAGTGGAAAAATAGAATTCCCCTCCTTCCCCCGTGAATGGGCAATACCAACATTTAAGATAGTACGGTTTTTAATTATAATTCTTGCCGTAATAGTAATATTTCCATATCTCCCCGGTTCAGATTCACCATTCTTTCAGGGTATTTCTATCTTCGTTGGAATATTGTTTTCTTTAGGTTCAACATCTGCAGTTTCCAATGTTGTTGCTGGAGTATTACTAACTTATATGAGGCCCTTCAAGCTGGGAGAAAAGGTTAAGATATCTGACGCAATGGGTGAGATTGTTGATAAAACACTTTTGGTAACAAGAATAAGAACAAATAAAAATGTTGATATTACAATTCCAAATGCGATGGTGCTTAGCAGCCATATTATTAATTTTAGCTCATCTGCTGAAGACAAAGGACTGATATTACATACTACTGTAACAATCGGATATGATGTTCCATGGAGAAAAGTACATGAGCTGCTGATTTCCGCTGCCAGCGAAACTAATCTTATATTAAAAGAGCCGAAACCTTTTGTTGAACAAACCGGACTTGATGATTTCTCTGTTGCATATGAGATTAATGCATATACACATGCTTCCGGTTCTATGGGTGGAATTTATTCTGAGCTTCATTCAAAAATACAAGATAAATTTAATGAGGCAGGAGTTGAAATTATGTCCCCTAACTATAGTGCTGTACGGGATGGTAATCAAACTACAATTCCACAAGAATATTTATCCAAAGAGTATCAGGCTCCTCCGTTTAAATTTCTTGGAATCAATCTCTTTGGTAAGCAAAAGGGAAATGATTCATAA